The Gemmatimonadota bacterium genome includes a region encoding these proteins:
- a CDS encoding dihydroorotate dehydrogenase — MSNSQLDLSTKIAKRLTLKNPVIMASGTFGHGAEYASLFDLSKIGGIVTKTITYHPRAGNPPPRTAETPSGMLNAIGLTNPGIDAFIAEKVPPLAALNTGRIVSIAGTSDREFADMAARFNDLEGIDALELNISSPNMKDGGMLFGCSERAAHNVTRAVKAVSQLPIIVKLTPNVTDIAAIAGAVEEGGADGIALINTLLGMAIDIDTRRPILGNITGGLSGPAIKPVALALLWKVVERVSVPVIGMGGIATARDAIEFLIIGASAIQVGTTTFVRPLAALEILDGIADYCKTHKIDRISDLVGSMQPPAAH, encoded by the coding sequence ATGTCCAACTCTCAATTAGATCTCTCGACAAAAATCGCCAAAAGGCTCACCCTCAAAAACCCCGTCATCATGGCATCGGGCACTTTTGGGCACGGCGCCGAATACGCGTCCCTCTTTGACCTGAGCAAAATCGGCGGCATCGTCACAAAAACCATCACCTATCACCCCCGGGCGGGCAACCCACCGCCGCGCACAGCCGAAACCCCATCCGGCATGCTCAACGCCATTGGCCTGACCAACCCGGGCATAGACGCATTCATCGCCGAAAAAGTCCCACCCCTCGCCGCGCTCAACACCGGACGCATCGTCAGCATAGCGGGAACATCGGACCGGGAATTTGCCGACATGGCCGCCCGGTTCAATGACCTCGAAGGCATAGACGCCCTCGAACTCAACATCTCATCGCCCAACATGAAAGACGGCGGCATGCTCTTTGGCTGTTCCGAACGCGCCGCCCACAACGTAACCCGAGCCGTCAAAGCCGTATCGCAACTACCCATCATCGTCAAACTCACCCCAAACGTAACCGACATAGCCGCCATAGCCGGCGCAGTCGAAGAAGGCGGAGCAGACGGCATCGCCCTCATCAACACCCTGTTGGGCATGGCAATCGACATAGACACGCGACGCCCCATCCTGGGAAATATCACAGGCGGCTTATCTGGCCCCGCGATCAAACCCGTCGCCCTCGCCCTGCTCTGGAAAGTCGTCGAACGGGTCTCTGTCCCGGTCATCGGCATGGGCGGCATAGCCACAGCGCGCGACGCCATTGAATTTCTCATCATTGGCGCATCCGCCATACAGGTCGGAACCACAACCTTTGTTCGCCCTCTTGCGGCTCTGGAGATACTCGATGGCATTGCAGACTATTGCAAAACACACAAAATCGACCGCATATCCGACCTCGTCGGCAGCATGCAACCACCTGCGGCGCATTAA
- a CDS encoding septal ring lytic transglycosylase RlpA family protein, whose translation MGCASHPRYRGKPITDKSKPSKPSRPVSPSPKYRSSQIGYTSYYAHKFHGRPTASGEIYDMNGLSAAHRELPLGTIIRVTHLSNGKSVVVKVNDRGPFVEGRILDLSLGAAKKLDMVNEGVARVKIEIVKSVD comes from the coding sequence ATGGGATGTGCATCGCACCCCCGCTATCGCGGCAAACCCATCACAGACAAATCCAAACCCTCCAAACCCTCCAGGCCCGTATCCCCCTCTCCAAAATACCGATCATCTCAAATAGGCTACACATCTTACTACGCGCACAAATTTCACGGACGGCCAACAGCCAGCGGTGAAATCTACGACATGAACGGCTTATCCGCCGCACACCGCGAACTGCCCCTCGGCACCATCATTCGCGTCACCCACCTGAGCAACGGCAAATCCGTCGTCGTCAAAGTAAATGACCGCGGACCCTTCGTGGAAGGACGCATCCTCGACCTCTCCCTCGGCGCAGCCAAAAAACTCGACATGGTCAATGAAGGCGTAGCCCGAGTCAAAATCGAAATCGTCAAATCCGTCGATTAA
- a CDS encoding ATP-binding cassette domain-containing protein, with product MHRPGHSATSVSDIAVELTEVDKIFYQRQRSEKVRDVFKNLFRPNVREIRALQKVNLEIRRGEIVAYAGPNGAGKSTTVKLLSSVLAPTSGTVRCLGMDPMKDRVHYVERIGVVFGQRTELWWDQPVAASFEWKRVVWDIPRDRYDAMLDFVKNLLGIDEFFNSLARQLSLGQKMRADLALMLMHEPEILFLDEPTIGVDVLAKRNMLAFIKRLNREKGVTVMITSHDMDELEQLAGRIVMIDKGNVAFDGDFRELRGQFGDRRHLIIETADTSPPQLSGVQFIESEGNRHHFTFDAAQLSIPTLLDEAAEQTTIRDVETHRAPIDDVIADMYEYWDGEEG from the coding sequence ATGCACAGACCGGGTCACAGCGCTACCTCGGTTTCGGACATCGCGGTTGAGCTTACCGAGGTCGATAAGATTTTTTACCAGCGTCAGCGTTCGGAGAAGGTTCGGGATGTTTTCAAGAATTTGTTTCGGCCCAATGTCCGGGAGATTCGCGCGTTGCAGAAGGTGAATCTCGAGATTCGCCGCGGCGAGATCGTGGCGTATGCAGGTCCCAATGGCGCGGGAAAATCCACGACTGTTAAGCTGCTTTCCAGTGTTCTTGCACCGACGTCTGGGACGGTTCGCTGTCTGGGTATGGATCCGATGAAGGATCGCGTGCATTATGTCGAGCGTATTGGCGTGGTTTTTGGTCAGCGAACAGAACTCTGGTGGGACCAGCCCGTTGCGGCGAGTTTTGAGTGGAAGCGCGTGGTTTGGGATATTCCCCGGGACCGGTATGATGCTATGCTCGATTTTGTGAAGAATCTTCTGGGGATTGATGAATTTTTCAATAGTCTGGCGCGTCAGCTCAGTCTGGGGCAAAAGATGCGGGCGGATCTGGCGCTTATGTTGATGCACGAGCCTGAGATTCTCTTTTTGGACGAGCCTACTATCGGGGTTGATGTGCTTGCCAAACGCAATATGCTGGCGTTTATCAAGCGTCTCAATCGGGAAAAGGGCGTTACGGTTATGATTACGAGTCACGATATGGATGAGCTGGAGCAGCTCGCGGGGCGCATTGTGATGATCGATAAGGGCAATGTCGCGTTTGATGGGGATTTTCGGGAGTTGCGCGGTCAATTTGGGGACCGCAGGCATCTTATTATTGAGACTGCCGATACGTCTCCGCCACAACTTTCAGGCGTTCAATTTATCGAGAGCGAAGGCAATCGCCATCACTTTACGTTTGATGCGGCACAACTATCGATACCCACTTTGCTCGATGAAGCGGCAGAGCAAACGACTATTCGCGATGTGGAGACTCACCGCGCTCCGATTGATGATGTGATCGCGGATATGTATGAGTATTGGGATGGAGAGGAGGGTTAA